One segment of Nostoc piscinale CENA21 DNA contains the following:
- a CDS encoding S66 peptidase family protein: protein MKSAIVPAPLKPGDLLRVIAPSGALREFDAFNQSIEIWRSRGYRIEISPNVQQSWGYLADKDEIRRHQLATAWSDPDCRGILCARGGFGSTRILESWDWQSNSTTPKWLIGFSDITALLWSLFNVGISSVHAPVLTTFTNEPDWSKERLLNWVAGKQINSLKGCGWGGGVVSGILLPGNLTVATHLLGTPLQPDFTGVILAFEDVTEAPYRIDRMLTQWRLSGVLSQVRGIVLGGFTRCEPPTNVPSFSVEEVLRDRLGDLGIPIVSDLPFGHGEENAALPVGVEVRLDGDQGILDFVGSRE, encoded by the coding sequence ATGAAATCAGCAATTGTACCTGCACCCTTAAAACCTGGAGATTTATTGCGCGTGATAGCGCCTAGTGGTGCTTTGCGAGAATTTGATGCTTTTAATCAAAGTATAGAAATTTGGCGATCGCGTGGTTACCGGATAGAAATTAGTCCGAATGTTCAGCAAAGTTGGGGCTATTTAGCAGATAAAGACGAAATCCGCCGTCATCAATTAGCCACAGCTTGGTCTGACCCTGATTGCCGTGGGATTCTCTGTGCTAGAGGTGGTTTTGGTAGCACCCGCATTTTAGAAAGTTGGGATTGGCAGAGTAACTCAACAACGCCAAAATGGCTAATTGGATTTTCAGATATTACGGCTTTGTTGTGGAGTTTGTTTAATGTGGGAATTTCTAGCGTTCACGCGCCTGTGTTGACCACATTTACCAATGAACCAGACTGGTCAAAAGAACGACTATTAAATTGGGTAGCCGGAAAACAAATAAACTCACTTAAAGGCTGTGGATGGGGTGGAGGAGTAGTATCGGGAATTTTGCTTCCGGGTAATTTGACAGTTGCAACTCATCTTTTAGGTACACCATTGCAACCCGATTTTACAGGTGTGATTTTGGCTTTTGAAGATGTTACAGAAGCACCATATCGAATTGACCGGATGCTAACCCAGTGGCGGTTGAGTGGAGTTTTATCTCAAGTGCGTGGGATAGTTCTAGGAGGGTTCACCCGCTGCGAACCTCCCACCAATGTACCTAGCTTTAGTGTGGAGGAAGTATTGCGCGATCGCTTGGGTGATTTAGGGATTCCCATTGTCTCAGATTTACCCTTTGGTCACGGCGAAGAAAATGCGGCTTTACCTGTGGGTGTAGAAGTTAGATTAGACGGTGATCAAGGAATATTGGATTTTGTAGGGAGTAGAGAGTAG
- a CDS encoding SDR family NAD(P)-dependent oxidoreductase: MTSIAGKTVLLTGASGGIGSFIARALAKEKATIIAVSRSQAKLDEICTEIEALGGRGIGIEFDISQVAELPKLIQQINQVSGQIDILINNAAVEKYRPFQHYALQDIQSTLTTNLIAGMELTRLILPSMLARNSGHIVNIASGSGKKGMPYNSIYSASKAGLIMWTDALRQELADTNIGVSVVCPGYTATGMFSALGVPAPSLARVAPPQEVAIAILNAIKQNQAEVILDGLVSKLLFSNFQLFPKFGDLVFKWIGVTKLNKNCAEKQMRS, from the coding sequence ATGACATCAATAGCAGGTAAAACAGTACTCTTAACTGGAGCATCTGGCGGTATTGGTTCATTTATTGCGCGTGCTTTAGCAAAGGAGAAAGCGACAATCATTGCTGTTTCTCGTTCCCAAGCAAAGTTAGATGAAATTTGTACAGAAATAGAAGCTTTGGGTGGTAGAGGAATTGGCATTGAATTTGATATTAGCCAAGTAGCAGAATTGCCAAAATTAATTCAGCAAATTAATCAAGTCTCAGGTCAAATTGATATTTTAATTAATAACGCTGCTGTTGAAAAATATCGACCTTTCCAGCACTATGCTCTCCAAGATATTCAGTCTACTTTGACCACGAATTTAATTGCAGGTATGGAATTAACACGCTTGATTTTACCAAGTATGTTAGCTCGTAATAGTGGTCATATTGTGAATATTGCCTCTGGTTCTGGTAAAAAAGGAATGCCATACAACAGTATTTATTCAGCTAGTAAAGCAGGATTGATTATGTGGACTGATGCTTTACGCCAAGAGTTAGCTGATACCAATATTGGCGTGTCTGTAGTTTGTCCTGGATATACTGCAACTGGGATGTTTTCAGCTTTGGGAGTACCTGCGCCTAGTTTAGCGCGTGTTGCTCCACCACAAGAAGTTGCGATCGCAATTTTAAACGCCATCAAGCAAAATCAAGCCGAAGTCATTTTAGATGGGTTAGTTTCCAAGCTTTTATTTTCTAATTTCCAGCTTTTTCCTAAATTTGGTGACTTAGTTTTTAAATGGATAGGTGTCACTAAACTCAACAAAAATTGTGCTGAAAAGCAAATGCGAAGTTGA
- a CDS encoding DUF2141 domain-containing protein, giving the protein MSKKLKVSLVVLAALGNLALPLMARASFNGNLTVEIDGLKNTEGQVCASIFASSQGFPSDRDRVLERQCTKITEKSVTITFTNLKAGNYAVAVMHDENNDFTVNRSDIGFPLEGFGFSQNPEIRNRAPKFDEAAVLVAGANTDIKIHLKYL; this is encoded by the coding sequence ATGAGCAAAAAATTGAAAGTTAGCCTCGTCGTGCTTGCAGCTTTGGGAAATTTGGCTTTGCCATTGATGGCTAGGGCTAGTTTTAACGGTAATCTCACTGTAGAAATTGATGGCTTAAAAAATACAGAGGGGCAAGTTTGCGCCAGTATATTTGCCAGTAGTCAAGGATTTCCGAGCGATCGCGATCGGGTTTTAGAAAGACAATGTACTAAAATCACAGAAAAATCTGTCACCATCACTTTTACAAACTTAAAAGCAGGTAACTACGCCGTTGCTGTCATGCACGATGAAAACAACGACTTCACCGTAAATCGTAGTGATATAGGTTTTCCCCTGGAAGGTTTTGGATTTTCGCAAAACCCGGAAATTCGTAATCGAGCGCCCAAATTTGACGAAGCTGCGGTTCTAGTCGCAGGTGCAAATACAGATATCAAGATTCATCTGAAATATTTATAA
- a CDS encoding ShlB/FhaC/HecB family hemolysin secretion/activation protein, which translates to MSNLKSTVYFGAFKKYIHWLSISLIFSCACVILASPSLAQAPNPQGDPNQDRFPQPGTTPEPLPPESQPPIQPTPTPTPETPHPDNSQTIKVEKINVTGSTIFRPERFQSITQPVEGREVTVEELRKVADAITQLYLDQGYITSRAILVDQTVNNGVVEIRVIEGTIEKIEVQGTRRLNPEYVRSRVALGAGKPLLTAALEDQLRLLRADPLFSNVEASLRAGSGVGQSILIVRVTEAQPFNAALTVDNYSPPSIGSERLGVNASYRNLSGLGDEFSAAYYLTTRGGANIFDFNYRLPLNPMDGTLQLRTSFNDTNVVQEPFAAFDISGESQLYEISFRQPLIRTPREEFALSLGFAVQNGQTFTFAGPTPFGFGPDEEGNSRTRVIKFGQDYVVRDLNGAWALRSLFSFGLGIFDATSNPNPIPDGQFFSWLAQAQRVQRLGTDSILVAQAELQLTPNALLPAQQFVVGGGQSVRGYRQNVRAGDNGVRFTVENRLTVQRDASGNSTLQVAPFFDMAYVWNVDDNPNTLQRQKFIAGIGLGVLFQPIPQLDIKLDYGYPLIDLDDRGSNAQDDGFYFSVGYRL; encoded by the coding sequence ATGTCAAATTTAAAATCTACCGTTTATTTTGGGGCATTCAAAAAATACATACATTGGCTATCTATTAGCCTGATTTTTAGTTGTGCTTGTGTCATTTTAGCTTCGCCATCATTAGCACAAGCACCAAATCCCCAAGGAGATCCAAACCAAGACCGCTTTCCCCAGCCAGGAACAACGCCAGAACCCTTACCACCAGAATCACAACCCCCCATACAACCAACCCCAACACCAACTCCCGAAACTCCACACCCAGACAATTCTCAAACTATTAAAGTAGAAAAAATCAATGTTACTGGGAGTACAATTTTCCGTCCAGAGAGATTCCAGTCAATTACTCAGCCTGTAGAAGGGCGTGAAGTCACAGTCGAAGAACTACGTAAAGTAGCGGATGCAATCACGCAACTGTACCTTGACCAAGGCTACATTACTTCTAGGGCAATTCTGGTAGACCAAACCGTTAATAATGGGGTAGTAGAAATTCGGGTCATTGAAGGGACAATCGAAAAAATTGAAGTTCAAGGTACAAGACGGTTAAATCCTGAATATGTGCGTAGTCGTGTAGCATTAGGCGCAGGTAAGCCGCTTTTGACTGCTGCATTAGAAGACCAATTAAGATTACTCCGGGCTGACCCTTTATTTTCTAACGTCGAAGCTAGTTTACGGGCGGGTAGTGGAGTTGGTCAAAGTATTTTGATAGTGCGTGTTACTGAAGCACAACCCTTCAACGCAGCTTTGACTGTTGATAATTATTCTCCTCCTAGCATTGGTTCGGAAAGATTGGGCGTGAATGCTAGTTATCGCAACCTTTCTGGTCTGGGTGATGAATTTAGTGCGGCCTATTATTTAACAACCAGGGGAGGCGCAAATATTTTTGATTTTAATTATCGCCTACCTCTAAACCCGATGGATGGCACTTTACAACTGCGAACCTCATTCAATGATACGAATGTGGTGCAAGAACCATTTGCGGCTTTTGATATCAGTGGAGAATCGCAACTCTACGAAATTAGTTTTAGACAACCATTAATTAGAACACCCCGTGAAGAATTTGCCTTATCTTTAGGTTTTGCGGTGCAGAATGGACAAACCTTTACCTTTGCAGGGCCGACACCCTTTGGTTTTGGGCCAGATGAGGAAGGTAACAGTCGCACCCGTGTAATTAAATTTGGTCAAGATTATGTAGTGCGGGATCTTAACGGTGCTTGGGCATTGCGATCGCTATTTAGTTTCGGTCTTGGTATATTTGATGCTACCAGCAATCCCAATCCAATCCCCGACGGACAATTTTTTAGCTGGTTAGCACAAGCGCAACGAGTCCAACGCCTGGGTACAGATAGCATATTAGTCGCCCAAGCCGAATTACAACTAACCCCTAATGCTTTGTTACCCGCCCAGCAATTTGTAGTCGGTGGTGGTCAGTCAGTACGCGGTTATCGCCAAAACGTCCGGGCTGGTGATAATGGTGTGCGCTTCACCGTCGAAAACCGCCTAACAGTCCAACGCGACGCATCCGGTAATTCTACACTGCAAGTTGCGCCTTTCTTTGATATGGCTTATGTCTGGAATGTGGATGATAACCCCAACACTTTACAACGACAAAAATTTATTGCAGGTATTGGACTGGGCGTATTATTTCAACCAATACCACAGCTTGATATTAAACTTGATTACGGATATCCCTTGATAGACTTAGATGACCGGGGAAGCAACGCCCAAGATGATGGTTTTTACTTCAGCGTTGGCTATCGGTTGTAG
- a CDS encoding DUF4159 domain-containing protein: MEIHPLERLQIQDGLLINAERWKRSHDYHRQRQNIHYQSLNEPGIVEGLGVSLIPAPKDVPSQYNDGRWLQIQPGIAIDVNGNPIVVPQQIDFHISADITEEKPRLIYLVLRYVDPDTLQRKQVSEFETETFRIDEKTTPPDAFEVELCRILLQPGLVTLENPQDVFYPSLNSLDFRYRKIARSRPTAVVKVAHLDTQETKEGNSFANLASLLRYTETLTCTLQGDEQIPRLNFPLLEPTIAINYDLLFVTGSEPLILNVQELANLKSYLDSGGVLLVESPTDAVDRLESILEITESLATPLEDLRRLDKHHPLRTKPFLFAALPVFNQKPMQILVAGGIVLVIGDLSLAWGLDEKLTLPRETIRTAQELGINILNFAWSRKRMTQLRQQTATPVSTKPDALKNIFNKLE; encoded by the coding sequence ATGGAAATTCACCCCCTAGAACGACTACAAATTCAAGATGGTTTATTGATTAACGCTGAACGGTGGAAGCGATCGCATGATTATCACCGTCAGAGGCAAAATATTCATTATCAATCGCTAAATGAACCGGGAATAGTTGAAGGTTTGGGTGTGAGTTTGATTCCTGCACCGAAGGATGTACCATCACAATATAACGATGGGCGATGGTTACAAATTCAGCCTGGAATTGCCATTGATGTGAATGGGAATCCGATTGTAGTTCCCCAACAGATAGATTTTCATATTTCGGCTGATATTACGGAAGAAAAACCCCGTTTAATTTATTTAGTTTTGCGTTATGTAGATCCAGATACTTTACAACGCAAACAAGTCAGTGAATTTGAAACAGAAACTTTTCGGATTGATGAAAAAACAACGCCGCCTGATGCTTTTGAGGTGGAGTTATGCCGAATTTTATTACAACCGGGATTAGTAACTTTAGAAAATCCTCAAGATGTATTTTATCCTAGTTTGAATAGTTTGGATTTTCGTTATCGAAAAATTGCGCGATCGCGTCCTACAGCAGTGGTAAAAGTAGCGCATCTTGATACCCAGGAAACTAAAGAAGGTAATAGTTTTGCTAATCTCGCTTCTTTATTGAGATACACCGAAACTCTCACCTGTACTCTCCAAGGAGATGAGCAAATTCCTCGCTTGAATTTTCCACTTTTAGAACCAACGATAGCAATTAATTATGATTTACTATTTGTCACCGGGAGTGAACCATTAATTCTCAACGTGCAAGAATTAGCTAATCTTAAAAGTTATCTAGATAGTGGTGGAGTTTTATTAGTTGAATCGCCTACCGATGCAGTTGACAGATTAGAAAGTATTTTAGAAATTACTGAAAGTTTAGCCACACCTTTAGAAGATTTACGCCGACTTGATAAACATCACCCGTTACGAACAAAACCATTTTTATTTGCTGCTTTACCAGTTTTTAATCAAAAGCCGATGCAAATTTTAGTTGCAGGTGGCATTGTTTTAGTGATTGGTGATTTATCACTGGCTTGGGGATTAGATGAAAAGTTAACTTTACCACGAGAAACAATTCGCACTGCTCAAGAGTTAGGCATTAATATTCTCAACTTTGCCTGGAGTCGTAAGCGAATGACGCAATTAAGACAACAAACTGCTACACCTGTCTCAACTAAACCTGATGCTTTAAAAAATATTTTCAACAAATTAGAATAA
- a CDS encoding peptidoglycan-binding protein has protein sequence MRRCPSSILVFIWFTSLGFYPNRPSTATSNPTYPKIAQLNSPQPTKQAVLKLGSQGLEVQKLQSQLQDLGFYKGAVDGTYGSSTQMAVSQFQKTKVLKRTDGVADQTTQMSLKAAIVSQNPLPTSPILASPTPDTQSKPPAKSKKKDFVWWSLLGVGIFGSLGALLFFLKRLRQAKQAQTPEDSSLLALSPATEEPVHEPPPELESPTFSPETTAPETTSVVPAKIIPVEKTSRLAKLNIVDELIKDLHSTDPSKRRKAIWDLGQQGDSRAIQPLLDLMIDADSQQRSLILAALSEISTRVLKPINRALAVSLQDDSPQVRQNAIRDLTRVYDTMAQMSQILSHALEDPDAEVQATAKYALTQMKRMRGLAVQPNLPEEVPKDSGKSGL, from the coding sequence ATGAGGCGATGTCCTTCCTCTATCCTGGTATTCATCTGGTTTACTAGTCTGGGTTTTTACCCCAACCGTCCAAGTACAGCCACATCTAACCCTACATACCCAAAAATTGCCCAATTAAATTCCCCCCAGCCCACCAAGCAGGCGGTTTTGAAATTGGGTAGTCAGGGGCTGGAAGTACAAAAATTACAATCTCAATTGCAAGATTTAGGGTTTTACAAAGGGGCGGTAGATGGAACTTACGGTTCTAGTACCCAAATGGCTGTCTCTCAATTTCAAAAAACCAAGGTTTTAAAAAGAACAGACGGAGTTGCTGACCAAACAACTCAGATGAGTCTCAAAGCTGCCATTGTCTCACAAAATCCGTTGCCAACTTCGCCAATTTTGGCATCACCCACCCCAGATACTCAATCTAAACCTCCAGCCAAGTCTAAGAAAAAAGACTTTGTTTGGTGGTCATTGTTAGGAGTGGGAATTTTTGGCAGTCTTGGCGCACTGCTGTTTTTCTTAAAAAGATTGCGTCAGGCCAAGCAAGCCCAAACACCAGAAGATTCTTCACTTCTCGCCTTGAGTCCAGCTACAGAAGAGCCAGTTCACGAACCGCCACCAGAGTTAGAAAGCCCAACATTTAGTCCAGAAACCACTGCACCAGAAACTACATCAGTAGTACCAGCAAAAATTATCCCCGTAGAAAAAACTTCTCGTTTAGCCAAGCTGAATATTGTTGATGAATTAATTAAAGATTTACACAGTACCGACCCAAGCAAGCGGCGCAAGGCAATTTGGGACTTAGGACAGCAAGGAGATTCTCGCGCCATTCAACCTTTACTAGACTTAATGATTGATGCTGATTCACAACAACGCAGCTTAATTTTGGCGGCTTTGTCCGAAATTAGCACCCGTGTTCTCAAACCAATTAACCGGGCTTTGGCTGTCTCTTTGCAAGATGACAGTCCCCAAGTAAGACAAAACGCCATCCGTGACTTAACCCGTGTCTACGATACGATGGCGCAAATGAGTCAGATATTAAGCCACGCACTCGAAGATCCAGATGCAGAAGTACAAGCAACCGCGAAGTATGCGTTAACTCAGATGAAGCGAATGCGTGGCTTGGCGGTTCAACCAAATCTACCAGAAGAAGTTCCAAAAGATTCTGGTAAATCAGGCTTATAA
- a CDS encoding phage tail protein: MSSQILHLQLTSMQLPNAIQTSAVGKGADDFQHSALSSQTTIRAGCDLVVHPPEPSEIVLQLENLGSRMLRLNVRVEGNFPAEWCRIGMEGYELAPRSRMDVVLYFQLPADFFETPALATGQSLVLDYHSRIHVNYTEEGTGRQLVETAGLNLYVRPRSLYPKFLPAVYREVDFIGRFLKIFEQAFEPSVQALDVLWAYLDPMTAPQTLLPFLAHWVAWPVDRRWTIERQRYLIRSAVELYRWRGTRRGLRLYIHLYTDLPLDEHITREVDKHICIEEIRGEGFVLGNTRLGKDAMIGGGRPYHFIVRLRPQRPNQVDEQLVRHIIEQEKPAFCTYELYIDS, translated from the coding sequence ATGAGTAGTCAAATTCTGCACTTGCAATTAACTTCGATGCAATTACCTAACGCGATTCAAACATCGGCGGTGGGTAAGGGTGCAGATGATTTTCAGCACTCAGCACTTAGTAGTCAAACTACAATTCGCGCGGGTTGTGATTTGGTGGTTCATCCGCCAGAACCGAGTGAGATAGTTTTGCAGCTAGAAAACTTGGGTAGTCGGATGTTGCGGTTGAATGTGCGGGTGGAGGGGAATTTCCCGGCTGAGTGGTGTCGCATCGGGATGGAGGGGTATGAACTCGCACCGCGATCACGGATGGATGTGGTGTTATACTTCCAACTTCCCGCCGATTTTTTTGAAACTCCCGCGTTGGCGACTGGTCAATCTTTGGTGTTGGATTATCACAGTCGCATTCACGTTAACTACACCGAGGAGGGGACTGGTAGACAGTTAGTTGAAACGGCTGGGTTAAATTTGTATGTTCGTCCCCGCAGTCTCTATCCCAAGTTTTTACCTGCGGTTTATCGAGAAGTTGATTTTATTGGTCGCTTCTTGAAGATTTTTGAACAGGCGTTTGAACCCTCGGTGCAAGCATTGGATGTGTTGTGGGCTTATCTCGACCCCATGACTGCACCGCAGACATTGTTACCTTTTCTCGCGCACTGGGTAGCTTGGCCTGTTGATCGTCGTTGGACTATCGAAAGACAACGTTATTTAATTCGTTCGGCGGTTGAACTTTATCGCTGGCGGGGAACACGTAGAGGTTTGCGTTTATACATACATCTTTATACAGATTTACCTTTAGATGAACACATTACAAGAGAAGTTGATAAACATATTTGTATTGAAGAAATTCGCGGCGAAGGTTTTGTTTTAGGTAATACGCGCCTAGGTAAAGATGCAATGATTGGCGGCGGTCGTCCGTATCATTTTATCGTTCGCCTCCGTCCCCAACGCCCAAATCAAGTAGATGAACAATTAGTAAGACACATTATTGAACAAGAAAAACCCGCATTTTGTACTTATGAACTTTATATAGATAGTTAA
- a CDS encoding DMT family transporter — MQLKLSAFRLPFAPLLLIAPFFLWGTAMVAMKGVIPHTTPLFMAGVRLLPAGVLILVAAALMGRPQPQGWKAWLWISLFALVDGTLFQGFLAEGLVRTSAGLGSVMIDSQPLAVALLSLWLFQEHIGFWGWLGLGLGVTGISLIGLPDELIFHWLGTQGNITIGNWQDLFASGEWLMLLAALSMAIGTVLIRFVTRYADPVSATGWHMIIGGLPLWGVSAVTESQQWQNIIAPDWLALGYATVFGSAIAYGLFFYFASSGSLTSLSSLTFLTPVFALLFGNIFLSEILSPLQWIGVALTLISIYLINQRDNLAGQKQTLNVTETTTTQQPQVLEVSSKKLNSVSLKVRESEAETLP, encoded by the coding sequence ATGCAACTGAAACTCAGTGCATTTCGTCTACCCTTCGCACCTCTATTGTTAATTGCGCCGTTTTTCCTCTGGGGAACAGCAATGGTCGCTATGAAAGGCGTTATCCCCCACACCACACCACTATTCATGGCGGGTGTGCGCTTGCTACCAGCCGGGGTGTTAATTTTGGTTGCAGCCGCACTGATGGGTAGACCCCAACCACAGGGTTGGAAAGCCTGGTTATGGATTTCTTTATTTGCGTTGGTCGATGGGACTTTATTCCAAGGCTTTTTAGCAGAAGGTTTGGTGCGGACTAGTGCCGGGTTAGGATCAGTGATGATTGATTCCCAACCTTTAGCAGTGGCTTTACTATCACTGTGGCTATTTCAAGAACACATTGGTTTTTGGGGATGGTTAGGACTGGGTTTAGGAGTCACAGGTATTAGCTTAATTGGCTTACCGGATGAATTGATTTTTCATTGGCTGGGTACGCAAGGAAATATCACCATTGGTAATTGGCAAGATTTATTTGCTAGTGGTGAATGGTTAATGCTGTTAGCAGCACTGTCGATGGCTATTGGGACAGTGTTGATTCGATTTGTGACACGTTATGCTGACCCGGTAAGTGCTACTGGCTGGCACATGATTATTGGGGGTTTGCCATTATGGGGAGTTTCGGCTGTGACAGAGTCTCAGCAATGGCAGAATATCATTGCACCCGATTGGCTGGCGTTGGGATATGCCACAGTATTTGGTAGTGCGATCGCCTATGGTTTATTCTTTTATTTTGCTTCTAGTGGTAGTTTAACTAGCCTCAGTTCCTTGACGTTTCTCACACCAGTATTTGCCCTACTGTTTGGTAATATCTTCCTCTCCGAAATTCTCAGTCCGTTGCAATGGATAGGAGTTGCGCTAACATTAATCAGCATCTATCTCATTAATCAGCGTGATAACCTAGCCGGACAGAAGCAAACTCTCAATGTCACCGAAACAACTACGACACAACAGCCACAAGTTTTAGAAGTATCATCAAAAAAACTCAATTCTGTTTCTCTCAAGGTTAGAGAATCTGAAGCCGAAACTTTACCCTGA
- a CDS encoding CHAT domain-containing protein, which yields MKLHLLLTITLLLLFPLPANSNQSIDAQQYRANLLLNLGNRQLTNGQFKSALASLQESLKLYQITGDRTGEATALFRIADAYFTLGRYRTAINFYKQSLQLTQDFANQSMTVQIFEHLSNTYTNLGDEKLAKKYQEQATALKKDIGNPDREAAFLGNVGLDHDAVTEYKQAIAFYSQQFTTAKENNNYQLQIDSLQNLAATYRKLGQYSQAIAIYQQQLKLAQELNNNTIVSLTFKQIAETYQTQGDFKAAIAFYQQQLQLTDKTQKSEVIRQLGRAYTFAKEYEQAIALYQEQLNSAKANKDNYTQGTALNNLAFVYLNSNKFDEAKTILEASIKTWTSLRLDLGNTIDYATEQNNTYRLLQQILITQNQPEAALKIAEQGSIMTFLQLMGMRLDSEPKDNNLKVAHKSIIIPTIIDIQKIAKSKKATLVKYSIIPDDGLYIWVIQPTGKITFRKVKPTPENTFTSTQNISEIVASIPKYLGINSQENQAKQLVNPLLQLHQLLIKPIIDLLPENPQTPVIFITQDELHFVPFSALIDISGKYLIEKHPISTVPAIQILQLAKEQRSRTGGSKVVVVGNPTMPKISHAINQAPQPLPQLINSEQEALAVADLFKTKAFIGSQASKAAILPLLPKAKIIHLATYGVLDDIKRQGIPGGIALAGENTGLLTASEILNLYNQPKGKRLHARLAFISAGEPGHGSIGNGVLGLSLALMTSGVPSVIVSQWAAPDTPTSVLTTEFYRQLKQNPNKAQALQQAMLATMKQYPNPKDWAGFNLIGELH from the coding sequence ATGAAACTCCATCTATTATTAACAATAACCCTCCTCCTCCTCTTCCCTCTTCCCGCTAACTCCAACCAATCAATAGACGCACAACAATATCGCGCCAACTTACTCTTAAACCTTGGTAATAGACAACTCACAAACGGACAATTTAAATCAGCCTTAGCATCCTTACAAGAATCACTCAAACTATATCAAATAACAGGCGATCGCACCGGAGAAGCCACCGCACTATTTCGCATTGCTGACGCTTACTTTACTCTCGGTAGATATAGAACTGCGATTAATTTTTACAAACAAAGTTTACAGTTAACTCAAGACTTTGCTAATCAATCAATGACAGTGCAAATTTTTGAACACCTCAGCAATACATATACTAATCTGGGCGATGAAAAGTTAGCTAAAAAATATCAAGAACAAGCAACAGCACTCAAAAAAGATATTGGTAATCCCGATAGAGAAGCAGCTTTTTTAGGTAATGTTGGTTTAGACCATGATGCTGTAACCGAGTATAAACAAGCGATTGCTTTTTATTCCCAACAATTCACAACGGCCAAGGAAAATAATAACTATCAACTGCAAATTGATTCCTTACAAAACCTCGCTGCAACTTATCGTAAATTAGGGCAATATTCCCAGGCGATCGCAATTTACCAACAACAGTTAAAATTAGCCCAGGAATTAAACAATAATACCATAGTTAGTTTGACTTTTAAACAGATAGCTGAGACCTACCAAACTCAAGGTGATTTTAAAGCTGCGATCGCATTTTATCAACAACAGCTACAACTTACCGATAAAACCCAAAAATCTGAAGTCATCCGACAACTAGGACGCGCTTACACTTTTGCCAAGGAATACGAGCAAGCGATCGCATTATATCAAGAACAATTAAACTCTGCCAAAGCTAATAAAGATAATTACACCCAAGGTACAGCTTTAAATAACTTAGCTTTTGTTTATCTCAATTCCAACAAATTCGATGAAGCGAAAACGATACTAGAAGCAAGTATAAAAACTTGGACATCTCTACGGTTAGATTTAGGTAACACAATTGATTACGCGACGGAACAAAACAATACCTATCGCTTACTACAACAAATTTTAATTACCCAAAATCAGCCAGAAGCCGCCTTAAAAATAGCGGAACAAGGCAGTATTATGACATTCTTACAATTAATGGGAATGCGGTTAGATTCTGAGCCTAAAGATAATAATTTAAAAGTTGCCCACAAGTCAATTATTATACCAACAATTATTGATATTCAAAAAATTGCAAAATCAAAAAAAGCTACTTTAGTTAAATATTCTATTATCCCTGATGATGGCTTATATATTTGGGTAATCCAGCCTACAGGTAAAATTACATTCCGCAAAGTCAAACCCACACCAGAAAATACCTTTACTTCAACCCAAAATATCTCCGAAATAGTTGCCAGCATTCCTAAATATTTAGGAATAAATAGTCAAGAAAATCAAGCCAAACAGCTTGTTAATCCGTTATTACAATTACATCAACTATTAATTAAACCCATTATTGATTTATTACCAGAAAATCCTCAGACCCCAGTAATTTTTATTACCCAAGATGAATTACACTTTGTACCTTTCTCCGCTTTAATTGATATTTCTGGTAAATATTTAATTGAAAAACACCCAATCTCAACTGTACCAGCAATTCAAATCTTGCAGTTAGCCAAAGAGCAACGAAGTAGAACAGGTGGGAGTAAAGTTGTGGTTGTGGGTAATCCTACCATGCCAAAAATTTCCCACGCAATTAATCAAGCACCGCAACCTTTACCACAACTCATAAATTCCGAACAAGAAGCTTTAGCTGTTGCTGATTTATTTAAAACCAAAGCTTTCATCGGTAGTCAAGCAAGTAAAGCCGCAATACTACCTTTATTACCCAAAGCCAAAATCATTCATTTAGCAACTTATGGCGTATTAGATGATATCAAAAGACAAGGTATCCCTGGCGGAATTGCTTTAGCTGGAGAAAATACCGGACTCCTCACCGCCAGCGAAATTCTGAACTTATATAATCAACCAAAAGGCAAACGTTTACACGCGAGGTTAGCTTTTATCAGTGCTGGCGAACCAGGACATGGTAGCATAGGCAACGGTGTGCTGGGTTTATCTCTAGCACTAATGACATCTGGCGTACCTAGTGTGATTGTCTCACAATGGGCAGCACCAGATACACCAACATCTGTGTTAACTACTGAATTTTATCGCCAGTTAAAGCAAAACCCGAATAAAGCCCAAGCATTACAACAGGCGATGTTAGCCACTATGAAGCAGTACCCTAATCCCAAAGATTGGGCAGGATTTAATTTAATAGGAGAATTACATTAA